A region from the Benincasa hispida cultivar B227 chromosome 8, ASM972705v1, whole genome shotgun sequence genome encodes:
- the LOC120083219 gene encoding transcription factor MYB1R1-like, with the protein MPMPADGAAVMDAAGVTKEFMLFGVRVVVDPMRKSVSMNNLSQYEHPLEASIDDNSRNSKITVSAADRKEDSAAGYASADDAVPNSGGNRERERKRGVPWTEEEHKLFLLGLQKVGKGDWRGISRNFVKTRTPTQVASHAQKYFLRRSNLNRRRRRSSLFDITTDTVKVAAEEEQIQVQHNSSQLQSLLPPPPPDTCTINGYHPVMPTFPLSVCPAILPVPIPMENPTLRHENLETDTSSKQLHPLAAEVLPLSATTPEFNLNLKSTLNSGALSLNLALPSDSSNSSMKHPAFQGISSINSGDNIISVA; encoded by the exons ATGCCGATGCCGGCCGACGGAGCCGCCGTGATGGATGCCGCCGGCGTCACCAAGGAATTCATGTTGTTTGGAGTCAGAGTCGTGGTGGACCCGATGAGGAAGAGCGTTAGTATGAACAATCTCTCTCAGTATGAGCATCCTCTCGAAGCTTCCATTGATGACAATAGCCGTAACAGTAAGATCACTGTCTCTGCCGCTGATAGGAAGGAAGATTCCGCTGCTGGTTACGCTTCTGCGGATGATGCCGTTCCCAATTCCGGTGGGAATCGCGAGCGTGAACGCAAGCGAG GTGTACCGTGGACGGAGGAAGAACACAAGCTTTTCTTGCTGGGATTGCAGAAAGTGGGGAAAGGAGATTGGAGAGGAATTTCGAGGAATTTTGTTAAGACTCGAACCCCAACTCAGGTTGCTAGCCACGCCCAAAAATACTTTCTACGCCGAAGCAACCTCAATCGTCGCCGCCGTAGATCCAGCCTCTTTGATATCACCACTGATACG GTAAAAGTGGCTGCTGAGGAAGAGCAAATTCAAGTTCAACATAATTCCTCCCAATTGCAATCCTTGTTGCCACCTCCACCACCTGACACTTGTACCATAAATGGATATCATCCTGTGATGCCAACCTTTCCTTTGTCTGTTTGCCCTGCAATTTTACCTGTACCAATTCCAATGGAAAACCCCACACTGAGGCATGAAAACCTGGAGACTGATACATCATCAAAGCAACTCCATCCTCTTGCTGCTGAAGTTTTACCACTCAGTGCAACCACACCTGAGTTTAACTTGAATTTGAAATCGACATTAAACTCGGGAGCTCTTTCTCTTAACCTTGCTTTGCCTTCAGACTCGTCCAATTCGTCAATGAAACACCCTGCTTTTCAAGGAATTTCAAGTATCAACAGTGGGGATAACATTATCAGTGTTGCTTAA